The following proteins are co-located in the Sulfurospirillum deleyianum DSM 6946 genome:
- a CDS encoding gamma-glutamylcyclotransferase family protein — protein sequence MKHLFTYGSLMFEDVWHRLVRGHYLSQKATLQGYARRAIKNDVYPVIFEANEWVEGRVYYEISDEDLVILDTFEGEYYERKEVELLVENRKINAYAYVLKEAYYDLIDSKVWNDALFAQEGIQSFLEGYKGFH from the coding sequence ATGAAACACCTCTTTACGTATGGATCATTGATGTTTGAAGATGTCTGGCACAGACTGGTGAGAGGGCATTACCTTTCGCAAAAAGCCACCTTGCAAGGCTACGCACGGCGTGCGATTAAAAATGATGTCTATCCTGTCATTTTTGAAGCCAATGAGTGGGTTGAAGGTCGTGTCTATTATGAAATCTCAGACGAAGATTTGGTCATCCTTGATACGTTTGAAGGCGAGTATTATGAGCGTAAAGAGGTGGAGCTTCTGGTGGAAAATAGAAAAATTAACGCCTATGCGTATGTGCTAAAAGAAGCCTATTATGACTTAATTGATAGCAAAGTATGGAATGACGCCCTCTTTGCACAAGAGGGCATCCAATCTTTTTTAGAAGGGTATAAGGGGTTTCACTAA
- a CDS encoding YgaP family membrane protein, with protein MKCNIGRADRMLRMIIGIFIAILGVIYNSWFGLIGVVVFITALIRFCPAYLPFNIDTSKNDDNTKGCGSGGCGCSR; from the coding sequence ATGAAATGCAATATAGGAAGAGCAGATAGAATGCTTCGCATGATTATTGGTATTTTCATTGCGATTTTAGGCGTTATCTACAACAGTTGGTTTGGATTGATTGGGGTGGTGGTTTTTATCACGGCATTGATTCGTTTTTGCCCTGCATACTTACCTTTTAATATCGACACCTCTAAGAACGATGACAACACCAAAGGATGTGGTTCAGGCGGTTGCGGTTGTAGCCGTTAA
- a CDS encoding NFACT family protein, with product MKHKELILINDFLQQYHKISSIYRVDDNVLRIVFEAGEALFIDLSRNDSYMFYKSDFKQSKRYNAPFDVILNKRFANAKILSMKVEENNRIWRICVLSSSSYKSFETTLQLEFTGRNTNAIILDEDEVVLEALRHIDASVSFRSVKVGEVLEPLPPKELKEKPFEMDGSVEAYLHASYEKRLHVKLCELKNQKKAGLERKSEKLTEAMNALENEEELLAKSEQAHKEATLVLAHLYSIKNYQERVELYDFDGELVSIALPLAHSPQHAANMLYKKSKKLRQKAFSIHRQRENLEEKRLFLERMMGVIEGARDLEEIHILTPKVTKQKQKGEDNNYETFWLEGYRILLGKNEKGNIALLQEAKKSDIWLHVKDMPSAHVIICTEKQSVPEPILIFAAKLCVDFSLSQKGGYLVDYTQRKNVKPFDGANVAYETYQTLKIYKE from the coding sequence ATGAAACATAAAGAACTGATTTTAATTAACGATTTTTTACAGCAATACCACAAGATTTCCTCGATTTACCGTGTGGACGATAATGTCCTACGCATCGTGTTTGAAGCGGGTGAAGCGCTTTTTATTGACCTTTCACGCAATGATTCGTATATGTTTTATAAGAGCGATTTTAAACAATCCAAACGCTATAACGCTCCTTTTGACGTGATCTTAAACAAACGCTTTGCCAATGCGAAAATACTCTCCATGAAGGTGGAAGAAAATAACCGTATTTGGCGCATTTGCGTGCTTTCAAGCTCAAGTTACAAATCCTTTGAAACCACCTTACAACTTGAATTTACAGGGCGCAATACCAATGCGATTATCTTAGATGAAGATGAGGTGGTGTTGGAAGCTTTGCGTCATATTGATGCGAGTGTTTCTTTTCGCAGTGTCAAAGTGGGAGAGGTGTTGGAGCCTTTGCCACCTAAAGAGCTCAAAGAGAAGCCTTTTGAGATGGACGGAAGCGTTGAAGCGTATTTGCATGCCAGCTATGAAAAACGTTTACATGTAAAGCTTTGTGAACTCAAAAATCAAAAAAAAGCGGGGCTGGAGCGAAAGAGTGAAAAGCTCACAGAGGCGATGAATGCCTTAGAAAATGAGGAAGAACTTTTAGCCAAAAGCGAGCAAGCGCACAAAGAGGCAACATTGGTGTTAGCGCATTTGTACAGCATTAAAAATTATCAAGAGCGTGTGGAGCTTTATGATTTTGATGGAGAGCTTGTGAGCATTGCGTTACCTCTGGCGCATTCGCCTCAACACGCCGCCAATATGCTCTATAAGAAGTCCAAAAAATTGCGTCAAAAAGCTTTTTCGATTCATCGCCAAAGAGAAAATTTGGAAGAGAAACGCCTCTTTTTGGAGCGGATGATGGGGGTGATTGAAGGGGCAAGGGATTTGGAAGAGATACACATCTTAACGCCTAAAGTCACCAAACAAAAGCAAAAGGGCGAAGACAATAATTATGAAACCTTTTGGCTGGAGGGGTACCGCATTTTACTGGGTAAAAACGAGAAGGGAAATATCGCACTTTTGCAAGAGGCAAAAAAGAGCGATATCTGGTTACATGTAAAAGATATGCCCTCAGCGCACGTGATTATTTGCACCGAAAAACAGAGTGTGCCTGAGCCTATTTTGATTTTTGCGGCGAAGTTGTGTGTGGACTTTAGCCTCTCTCAAAAAGGTGGCTATTTGGTCGATTATACCCAACGTAAAAACGTGAAGCCCTTTGATGGAGCGAATGTTGCTTATGAGACGTATCAAACGCTTAAAATTTACAAGGAATGA
- the dxr gene encoding 1-deoxy-D-xylulose-5-phosphate reductoisomerase, with protein sequence MVLLGSTGSIGVNALIIAKRFGIEVEALVAGKNIALLNEQIEEHHPKYVAISDEKDRPLVKHHEVFVGKEGMIALLQKTQSFLVVNALVGFVGLAPSIEALRLGKRLALANKESLVVAGHLLDTKKITPIDSEHFGLWYLLGNRPVSKMTITASGGAFRDSPLEVLPHMSFHDALKHPNWSMGAKITIDSATMTNKLFELLEAKWLFGCDVLDAVIEPKSIIHAFVDFKDGSTTAHLARADMKLPIAFALRGEIEEAILPPIDLVEIGSFSFRPIEVARYPIWEIKEDVLAHPTRGVVINAANEVGIARFYNHEISILELAKRTIDAYRFFHDVHPQSLDEVFEIDREVRKYCLK encoded by the coding sequence GTGGTACTTTTAGGCTCCACAGGCTCCATTGGGGTTAATGCACTGATAATCGCCAAACGCTTTGGCATTGAAGTAGAAGCGCTAGTTGCGGGTAAAAATATAGCCCTTTTAAATGAGCAGATTGAAGAGCACCATCCTAAATATGTTGCCATTTCAGATGAAAAAGACCGTCCTTTAGTCAAACACCATGAAGTCTTTGTGGGTAAAGAGGGCATGATAGCGCTATTACAGAAAACACAAAGTTTTTTAGTGGTCAATGCGCTTGTGGGTTTTGTGGGACTTGCTCCTAGCATTGAGGCATTGCGTTTGGGTAAACGACTCGCCCTTGCCAATAAAGAATCCCTCGTGGTAGCGGGGCATTTACTGGATACCAAAAAAATTACGCCTATTGATAGTGAACATTTTGGTTTATGGTATTTGCTTGGCAATCGTCCTGTCTCAAAAATGACGATTACGGCAAGTGGGGGTGCGTTTCGGGATTCGCCTTTGGAAGTCTTACCGCATATGAGTTTTCACGATGCGCTTAAGCATCCTAATTGGAGCATGGGTGCGAAGATTACGATTGATAGTGCAACCATGACCAATAAACTCTTTGAACTTTTAGAAGCCAAATGGCTCTTTGGGTGTGATGTCTTGGATGCGGTGATTGAGCCAAAGTCGATTATTCATGCGTTTGTGGATTTTAAAGATGGAAGCACGACTGCCCATTTAGCAAGGGCTGATATGAAACTTCCCATTGCCTTTGCTTTGCGAGGAGAGATAGAAGAGGCGATTTTACCACCGATTGATTTGGTGGAAATTGGTTCTTTTTCGTTTCGCCCCATTGAGGTTGCTCGTTATCCGATTTGGGAGATTAAAGAGGATGTCTTAGCCCATCCAACCCGTGGCGTGGTGATTAATGCTGCGAATGAAGTGGGTATTGCACGTTTTTACAATCATGAGATTTCTATTTTAGAGTTAGCTAAGCGTACGATTGATGCGTATCGCTTTTTTCATGATGTGCATCCACAAAGTTTGGATGAGGTGTTTGAGATTGATAGGGAAGTTAGAAAATACTGCTTAAAATAG
- a CDS encoding methyl-accepting chemotaxis protein, producing the protein MQFFNQWSIRQKLIGGFGLVVGLMFFVTAIGIQKVNYIDETLYEITDVNSLKQRYAINFRGSVHDRAIALRDGVLFNDATALAMVLEEIKRLETFYATSAKELDAIFAKGEGIEEQERVILEKIKRIEYQTMPLIAEVIVRKQSGQFEAARELLLEHTAPAFKAWLAAINEFIDYEEAKNQLATPKAREVAGSFASFMIVLLLMAFVFASSVAWGISKNLTKALGAEPKEVSRIANAIANGDLTLNAKSENEASILGSVLKMQANLKTIVLYIMEASNVLAKKAEDVHEASAHSKKLAATQEETSFALVKEIGQISANIDAIALMSQHAKENSRQSSMLSQQGREIVTQTALQMKEVTQNVQLSAQHIQTLNQHSHAIGGSADLIQEITDQTNLLALNAAIEAARAGEAGRGFAVVADEIRKLADRTDVATKEIAQMIGLIQSETKNAVSTMESVVKQVEKSYEMSHEATRLLEHIDAQAGDSLSKTDHMSLSLEEQAHKVSGLSTNVRSISTMSQSTNRAMQENVDVVKELMDISRDLQKRMEHFSV; encoded by the coding sequence ATGCAATTTTTTAACCAATGGAGCATACGCCAAAAACTCATCGGTGGGTTTGGTTTGGTTGTAGGGCTTATGTTTTTTGTTACGGCTATTGGGATTCAAAAAGTGAATTATATTGATGAGACGTTATATGAAATTACAGATGTGAATTCTCTAAAACAGAGGTATGCGATTAATTTTAGAGGCAGTGTTCACGATAGAGCGATTGCCCTTAGAGATGGTGTGCTTTTCAATGATGCAACGGCGTTGGCGATGGTTTTAGAGGAGATAAAACGGTTAGAAACCTTTTATGCAACCTCTGCCAAGGAATTAGATGCTATTTTTGCCAAAGGTGAAGGGATTGAAGAGCAAGAGAGGGTCATTTTAGAAAAGATTAAAAGAATTGAGTATCAAACAATGCCATTGATTGCTGAGGTGATTGTGCGTAAGCAAAGCGGTCAGTTTGAAGCAGCTCGTGAACTTCTTTTAGAGCATACAGCACCTGCGTTTAAAGCGTGGCTTGCGGCGATTAATGAATTTATTGATTATGAAGAGGCTAAAAATCAGCTCGCAACTCCAAAAGCCAGAGAGGTTGCGGGGAGTTTTGCTTCGTTTATGATTGTTTTATTGTTGATGGCTTTTGTGTTTGCAAGCAGTGTGGCATGGGGAATATCGAAAAATTTAACCAAGGCGTTGGGTGCTGAACCCAAAGAGGTTTCTCGTATCGCTAATGCTATTGCCAATGGTGATTTAACTTTGAATGCAAAGAGTGAGAATGAGGCTAGTATTTTAGGCTCTGTTCTTAAAATGCAAGCGAATTTAAAAACCATCGTTTTATATATTATGGAGGCGTCTAATGTGTTAGCTAAAAAAGCAGAAGATGTACACGAAGCGTCCGCACACTCTAAAAAACTTGCCGCTACGCAAGAGGAGACTTCGTTTGCTTTGGTTAAAGAGATTGGGCAGATTAGTGCCAATATTGATGCCATAGCACTGATGTCGCAACACGCAAAAGAGAATTCCCGTCAAAGCTCTATGCTGTCACAGCAGGGGCGAGAAATTGTGACACAAACGGCATTACAGATGAAAGAGGTGACGCAAAATGTACAGCTTTCAGCGCAGCATATTCAAACACTCAACCAACATTCACACGCTATTGGCGGGAGTGCTGATTTGATTCAGGAGATTACAGACCAGACCAATCTTTTGGCACTCAATGCTGCGATTGAAGCTGCTCGTGCGGGGGAAGCGGGGCGTGGTTTTGCGGTGGTAGCCGATGAAATTCGAAAGCTTGCGGATCGTACTGATGTGGCAACCAAAGAGATTGCACAGATGATTGGCTTGATTCAAAGTGAAACAAAAAATGCTGTCTCCACGATGGAAAGTGTGGTAAAGCAAGTCGAAAAAAGTTATGAGATGAGTCATGAAGCAACACGTTTATTAGAGCATATTGATGCGCAAGCGGGCGATTCACTCTCAAAAACAGATCATATGAGTCTTTCATTGGAAGAACAAGCGCACAAAGTATCGGGTTTATCAACCAATGTACGCTCCATTTCCACAATGTCACAAAGTACCAATCGTGCGATGCAGGAGAATGTGGATGTGGTGAAAGAGTTGATGGATATTTCACGTGATTTGCAAAAACGTATGGAACATTTTAGCGTTTAG
- a CDS encoding alanine/glycine:cation symporter family protein: MEMIEKAVATLSGIVWGAPMLVLLVGTGLYLTILLKGMQFWALPHALKLIFHKEHDGEGEISHFAALMTALAATVGIGNIVGVATAITLGGPGAVFWMWMTGLVGMATKYSEAVLAVKYRQKGHHHGYKGGPMYYLTYGLNMPRLGMAFAIFTAIAAFGIGNMTQANAVATILETQMNVPTWVTGVVLLTLTAVVILGGIKSIGRFTSFLVPFMILIYVAVSLVILGMNMDKIGSAFGLIFYHAFNPIAAGGGFVGATMAAAIRYGVARGVFSNESGLGSAPIAAAAAKTNDPVRQALVSMTQTFIDTLVVCTMTALIILISPYWEQGVSPGTITMESFKLYLGSFGGYVVILSTVLFAYSTILGWSYYGEKAFEYLLGERFVRLYRVLFIAGVMVGSMMKLEFVWNFSDLTNGLMAIPNLIALILLSKVVSSESKRYFETLK; the protein is encoded by the coding sequence ATGGAAATGATAGAAAAAGCAGTTGCTACCCTTTCGGGTATTGTATGGGGTGCACCCATGCTGGTTTTGTTAGTCGGAACAGGACTCTATTTAACGATTTTGTTAAAAGGGATGCAATTTTGGGCATTGCCTCATGCGTTGAAGCTTATTTTTCATAAAGAGCATGATGGTGAGGGAGAAATTAGCCATTTTGCAGCACTGATGACAGCATTGGCGGCAACCGTAGGTATTGGTAATATTGTCGGTGTTGCTACGGCGATTACGCTAGGTGGACCAGGGGCAGTTTTTTGGATGTGGATGACAGGTTTAGTGGGTATGGCAACCAAATACTCTGAGGCAGTTTTGGCGGTAAAGTATCGTCAAAAAGGGCATCATCATGGGTATAAAGGTGGACCAATGTACTACCTAACCTATGGTTTAAATATGCCTCGCCTTGGTATGGCATTTGCGATTTTTACAGCGATTGCGGCGTTTGGTATTGGCAATATGACACAAGCCAATGCGGTTGCGACCATTTTAGAGACACAAATGAATGTACCGACATGGGTAACAGGCGTGGTTCTTTTAACGTTAACAGCGGTTGTTATTTTAGGAGGCATTAAATCCATTGGTCGTTTTACCTCCTTTTTAGTACCATTTATGATTTTGATTTATGTTGCCGTTTCTCTAGTGATTTTAGGGATGAATATGGACAAAATTGGGAGTGCGTTTGGGCTTATTTTCTACCATGCGTTTAATCCAATCGCTGCTGGAGGCGGTTTTGTGGGTGCAACGATGGCAGCGGCGATTCGTTACGGTGTAGCACGGGGAGTATTTTCCAATGAATCAGGTTTGGGCTCCGCACCGATTGCGGCGGCGGCTGCTAAAACCAACGACCCTGTACGTCAAGCGTTGGTGAGTATGACGCAGACATTTATCGACACCTTAGTTGTGTGTACAATGACGGCTTTAATTATTCTTATTTCACCGTATTGGGAACAAGGGGTAAGCCCAGGAACCATCACGATGGAAAGCTTTAAGCTTTATCTGGGTTCTTTTGGTGGGTATGTGGTGATTTTATCTACCGTTTTATTTGCCTACTCCACTATTTTAGGATGGAGTTATTATGGTGAAAAAGCGTTTGAATACCTTTTAGGGGAACGCTTTGTTCGTTTGTATCGGGTTTTATTTATCGCAGGTGTGATGGTGGGTTCTATGATGAAGTTGGAGTTTGTATGGAACTTTTCAGACCTCACCAATGGTTTGATGGCGATTCCAAACCTCATTGCGCTGATTTTATTGTCTAAAGTGGTTTCAAGTGAGAGCAAGCGTTATTTTGAGACACTAAAATAA
- a CDS encoding phosphatidate cytidylyltransferase, translating into MNFKTLYESNKQRVLTGFVMLGVASLLAFLDNLIVTWLVLGIVYLFAFHEAMNLFGVKEVKLYVYAVLLWLVAYVYPNPDDLIYLVLILSLSIMAYTKTVDYKLLAPFFYPSISMLFLYALYHDFGMSVLVWLVFIVALTDTGAYFVGKSVGKTPFSPSSPNKTLEGVAGGVMIGSIVGAIYGTFFIPLWLSVLIAFLTSISSVFGDLFESYLKREAGVKDSGALFPGHGGMLDRLDGYLFGGVVMVILLRGLA; encoded by the coding sequence ATGAATTTTAAAACACTCTACGAATCTAATAAACAGCGTGTTCTCACAGGTTTTGTGATGTTAGGCGTTGCGTCACTGCTTGCCTTTTTGGATAATCTAATTGTAACATGGCTGGTTCTTGGCATTGTCTATCTTTTTGCGTTTCATGAAGCGATGAATCTTTTTGGCGTCAAAGAGGTTAAGCTTTATGTTTATGCGGTTCTTTTGTGGTTGGTTGCCTATGTTTATCCCAATCCTGATGATTTGATTTATCTGGTTTTGATTCTTTCTCTTTCTATTATGGCGTATACCAAAACTGTGGATTATAAACTTTTAGCGCCTTTTTTCTACCCTTCTATCTCCATGCTCTTTTTATATGCGCTCTACCATGATTTTGGTATGTCCGTGTTGGTATGGTTGGTGTTTATTGTGGCATTGACCGATACGGGAGCTTACTTTGTGGGTAAAAGTGTGGGTAAAACCCCTTTTTCTCCCTCTTCTCCCAATAAAACGCTTGAGGGCGTTGCTGGAGGTGTGATGATTGGAAGCATTGTGGGGGCGATTTATGGTACGTTTTTTATCCCTTTATGGCTGTCTGTGTTGATTGCGTTTTTGACCTCTATCTCTTCCGTGTTTGGGGATTTGTTTGAGAGTTATTTGAAGCGTGAAGCAGGAGTGAAGGACAGCGGTGCACTCTTCCCAGGGCACGGCGGTATGCTTGATAGGCTCGATGGTTATTTGTTCGGGGGTGTCGTGATGGTGATTTTGCTTCGAGGGTTGGCATAA
- a CDS encoding methylated-DNA--[protein]-cysteine S-methyltransferase, producing MVKCTFESPLGLLLAQANAQGIYALDFTCNTELYTQENGHIIQLRRELDAYFEGKLKRFLVPLVPMGTPFQRAVWEVLRTIPYGETISYSREAELLKHSKAVRAVANANGKNPIAILIPCHRVIAKDGSMGGYSSGVWRKEYLLNLEQQYR from the coding sequence ATGGTGAAGTGCACGTTTGAATCTCCTTTGGGGTTATTACTAGCACAGGCAAATGCGCAGGGAATTTATGCGTTAGACTTTACATGTAACACTGAATTATATACTCAAGAGAATGGACATATCATTCAGCTTAGAAGAGAGTTGGATGCCTATTTTGAAGGGAAATTAAAGCGTTTTTTGGTGCCATTAGTCCCTATGGGAACGCCGTTTCAAAGAGCTGTTTGGGAAGTTTTAAGAACGATTCCTTACGGGGAGACGATTTCGTATAGCCGTGAAGCGGAGCTTTTAAAACACTCAAAAGCCGTGCGTGCGGTGGCGAATGCCAATGGCAAAAATCCCATTGCAATTCTTATCCCGTGCCATCGGGTGATTGCCAAAGATGGAAGCATGGGTGGGTATAGCAGTGGGGTATGGCGTAAAGAGTATCTTTTAAATTTGGAGCAACAGTATCGATGA
- a CDS encoding peroxiredoxin, whose protein sequence is MACDSNTVEAKASQPNTENQNSEMKVQEKKSMSSSLVLQKAPEFKMDAYDAKTGHYTSVSSEDYKGKWHVVCFYPADFTFVCPTEIAAMNAKYDEFQELGVEILAVSTDTKFSHKRFVETEPILAGLKLTIGADPTGTVSRAFGVMIEDEGIALRGRFLINPEGVCVAQEVQAPMVGRNVNEFLRQVRAWQHASKTGEVCPAGWRPGKKTLPVATDVEKMTGRVGDYITIEEILS, encoded by the coding sequence ATGGCATGTGATAGTAATACTGTTGAAGCAAAAGCTTCTCAACCTAATACAGAAAATCAAAATTCAGAAATGAAAGTACAGGAGAAAAAATCAATGAGTTCATCTTTAGTTTTACAAAAAGCCCCAGAATTTAAAATGGATGCGTACGACGCAAAAACAGGTCACTATACAAGTGTAAGCAGTGAAGATTATAAAGGTAAATGGCATGTTGTTTGTTTTTACCCAGCGGATTTTACATTTGTATGCCCAACTGAAATTGCGGCAATGAATGCTAAATACGATGAGTTCCAAGAACTCGGCGTTGAAATCTTAGCGGTTTCTACGGATACTAAGTTTTCACACAAACGTTTTGTTGAGACAGAGCCTATTTTAGCAGGTCTAAAATTGACCATTGGCGCAGATCCAACAGGTACAGTAAGCCGTGCGTTTGGCGTGATGATTGAAGATGAGGGTATTGCGCTTCGTGGACGTTTCCTTATCAATCCAGAAGGTGTATGTGTCGCACAAGAAGTTCAAGCACCAATGGTTGGAAGAAACGTAAATGAATTTTTACGCCAAGTTCGAGCATGGCAACATGCGAGTAAAACAGGTGAGGTATGTCCAGCAGGTTGGAGACCAGGTAAAAAAACATTGCCAGTAGCGACAGATGTTGAAAAAATGACAGGTCGTGTAGGTGATTATATTACCATCGAAGAGATTCTCTCTTAA
- a CDS encoding glycerate kinase, whose protein sequence is MKVVIAIDSYKGCASSQELSGWIEEGIKNVYTEAEVKACSIADGGEGMLHALMHNSDGKIVTCNVHDPLMQPIEAQYGILRDGITAVIEMAQASGLPLVPKEKRNPLKTTTYGVGELIKDALERGCRTFIVGIGGSATNDAGLGMLQALGYRFLDKNGDVLGYGGEILESIASVDVSDVEPLLEQCEFSVACDVDNVMYGTKGCAQVYAPQKGADALMVERLDAGMVHFCEVLEKAYGKTIAHVAGSGAAGGMGGGMLAFLKNTSLRSGIEIILDAMHFDETLKDAHLVITGEGRIDTQSLMGKVLSGVSKRAHKAGVPLIALGGGIADDLEVHEGIDALFSIMRYPICLEEAMEKERTKMLVIKSTTEIFRLMRAILRK, encoded by the coding sequence ATGAAAGTCGTCATAGCAATTGATTCGTATAAAGGGTGTGCAAGTTCGCAAGAGCTTTCAGGATGGATAGAAGAGGGTATTAAAAACGTCTATACAGAAGCAGAGGTCAAAGCCTGTTCTATTGCCGATGGTGGCGAGGGAATGCTTCATGCCTTAATGCACAATAGCGATGGAAAAATTGTTACATGTAACGTGCATGACCCGTTGATGCAACCCATTGAAGCGCAGTATGGCATCTTACGTGATGGCATCACCGCAGTGATTGAGATGGCGCAAGCCTCAGGGCTTCCTTTGGTACCCAAAGAGAAACGCAACCCATTAAAAACCACCACGTATGGCGTGGGAGAGTTGATAAAAGACGCACTTGAGAGGGGGTGTCGCACGTTTATTGTTGGCATTGGTGGCAGTGCAACCAATGATGCGGGACTTGGGATGCTTCAAGCATTGGGATACCGTTTTTTAGATAAAAATGGTGATGTTTTGGGGTACGGTGGTGAGATTTTAGAGAGTATTGCGAGTGTGGATGTCTCAGATGTTGAGCCTTTGCTAGAGCAGTGTGAATTTAGCGTGGCGTGTGATGTGGACAATGTGATGTATGGCACAAAAGGGTGTGCGCAGGTCTATGCGCCACAAAAGGGTGCTGATGCGTTGATGGTGGAGCGTTTGGATGCGGGCATGGTGCATTTTTGCGAGGTGCTTGAAAAAGCGTATGGCAAAACCATCGCCCATGTAGCAGGTTCAGGTGCCGCTGGAGGTATGGGCGGAGGAATGCTGGCATTTTTAAAAAATACCTCACTTCGTTCAGGCATTGAGATTATCTTAGATGCCATGCATTTTGATGAAACGCTAAAGGACGCTCATCTTGTTATCACAGGTGAGGGGCGCATTGATACGCAATCACTCATGGGAAAAGTCTTAAGTGGTGTTTCCAAACGTGCGCATAAAGCGGGTGTGCCTTTGATCGCCTTAGGGGGTGGCATTGCCGATGATTTAGAGGTGCATGAGGGGATTGACGCACTGTTTTCCATTATGCGCTACCCCATTTGTTTGGAAGAGGCGATGGAGAAAGAGCGCACCAAAATGCTGGTGATTAAAAGTACGACAGAGATTTTTAGATTGATGCGTGCTATTTTACGAAAGTGA
- a CDS encoding uracil-xanthine permease family protein: protein MIQSTNYNFRLRDSIIGLQFLFVAFGALVLVPILTGLDPNVALFTAGLGTLLFQLTTREQIPPIFLASSFSFIAPIIYGLKTWGLAGTMCGLAAAGVFYLFLSMVVRLKGTAFLHKIFPAVVVGPVIMTIGLILSPVAVNMAMGKTGDGAMVLVPLSQAMMVSMSALLVTLLVALLGKGVFRLLPILCGIIAGYSVALILGIVHFDAVAKAAWFAVPNFVFPEWNVEAIIYILPIAIAPAVEHVGGILTISNVTKTDYLKKPGLKTTLLGDAIATSAASMLGGPPNTTYSEVTGAVTITKAYNPAIMTWAALCAIVLAFVGKLGGLLATIPVPVMGGILLLLFGIIASIGIGTMVREKVDMNDPRNMIIVSMVLVLAIGGMVVDMGGVAFSGIGLGAIVGIVLNLILPKGHYINETTEGEA from the coding sequence ATGATACAAAGCACGAACTACAACTTTAGGCTAAGAGATAGCATTATTGGGTTGCAGTTTTTATTTGTCGCCTTCGGAGCATTGGTTTTAGTACCAATTCTTACAGGCTTAGATCCTAACGTTGCCCTATTTACCGCAGGGCTTGGAACCTTACTGTTTCAGTTAACCACACGTGAGCAGATTCCTCCTATTTTTTTAGCGTCGTCATTTTCGTTTATTGCTCCGATTATCTATGGGCTTAAAACATGGGGACTTGCAGGGACGATGTGTGGACTTGCCGCAGCAGGAGTGTTCTATCTCTTTTTGAGTATGGTGGTGCGTTTAAAAGGAACCGCCTTTTTGCATAAAATCTTTCCTGCGGTGGTGGTTGGACCTGTGATTATGACCATTGGTCTTATTTTATCGCCGGTGGCGGTCAATATGGCAATGGGAAAAACAGGCGATGGTGCGATGGTTTTAGTGCCCCTCTCTCAAGCGATGATGGTCTCTATGTCTGCACTTTTAGTCACACTTTTGGTTGCGCTTTTGGGTAAAGGGGTTTTTCGTTTACTTCCCATTTTATGTGGAATTATTGCGGGATATAGTGTTGCATTGATTTTGGGCATTGTTCATTTTGATGCGGTCGCAAAAGCGGCATGGTTTGCGGTTCCGAACTTTGTTTTTCCTGAGTGGAATGTGGAAGCGATTATTTATATCTTACCCATAGCCATTGCTCCAGCGGTAGAACATGTGGGGGGTATTTTAACCATTAGTAATGTCACCAAAACGGATTATTTGAAAAAGCCTGGTCTTAAAACGACCCTTCTAGGTGATGCGATTGCAACCAGTGCCGCTTCTATGTTAGGTGGCCCTCCTAATACTACCTATTCTGAGGTTACAGGAGCTGTTACCATTACTAAAGCGTATAATCCTGCGATTATGACATGGGCGGCACTTTGTGCGATTGTGTTAGCGTTTGTGGGAAAACTAGGAGGGCTTTTAGCAACGATTCCTGTTCCTGTTATGGGTGGCATTTTATTGCTTTTATTTGGAATTATCGCTTCGATTGGGATTGGAACGATGGTGCGTGAAAAAGTCGATATGAACGACCCTCGCAATATGATTATTGTCTCTATGGTTTTAGTGTTAGCCATTGGTGGAATGGTAGTGGATATGGGTGGCGTTGCTTTTAGTGGAATTGGTTTGGGTGCGATTGTTGGAATTGTACTGAACTTGATATTGCCTAAGGGGCATTACATCAATGAAACAACAGAAGGGGAGGCATAA